The Synechococcus sp. MW101C3 genome has a segment encoding these proteins:
- a CDS encoding hercynine metabolism protein yields MSGSWFEQLEAQLEQQLEAFLSSRPEQRQLLVEEEQRERQQRLKRRQLEVQAEAERLRRALLELATEITQWQGRVERARAAGASALADQAEARLRQLMALGRDRWQALSSLGDEFRRLDADLAALQREQEQQAATAAASGAPAQAGSGERGPGPAGATQGSQAEAAGAAAAAASSPATPLDPIELEAAWSAFVAQQELEELRRRHGTPPV; encoded by the coding sequence CCTCAGCAGCCGCCCGGAGCAGCGCCAGCTGCTGGTGGAGGAGGAGCAGCGGGAACGGCAGCAGCGGCTGAAGCGGCGGCAGCTGGAGGTGCAGGCGGAGGCGGAACGGCTGCGGCGCGCCCTGCTGGAGCTGGCCACCGAGATCACCCAGTGGCAGGGGCGGGTGGAGCGGGCCCGGGCCGCCGGCGCCAGCGCGCTGGCCGACCAGGCCGAAGCCCGGCTGCGGCAGCTGATGGCTCTGGGCCGCGACCGCTGGCAGGCCCTCAGCAGCCTGGGCGATGAGTTCCGCCGCCTGGACGCCGACCTGGCGGCCCTGCAACGGGAGCAGGAGCAACAGGCGGCTACCGCCGCAGCCTCAGGCGCGCCTGCGCAAGCTGGGTCGGGGGAACGCGGGCCGGGCCCAGCTGGAGCGACCCAGGGCAGCCAGGCAGAGGCGGCAGGAGCAGCAGCGGCGGCAGCTTCCTCCCCCGCCACGCCGCTCGATCCGATCGAGCTGGAAGCCGCCTGGTCGGCGTTTGTGGCGCAGCAGGAACTGGAGGAGCTGCGCCGCCGCCACGGCACCCCGCCGGTCTGA
- a CDS encoding YdcF family protein, protein MGFLLSKLLPLLLYPLGLAIGLQTIALAGRRRRWSPWLSGGSLALLWISALPFTARQLVWGLEERSAALTPSPLPTADAVIVLGGGLQPQLAPRTSVEVNEAGDRLLTGVRLLQAGKAPLLLLSGGRVTFRSANPAPAEAETARRLALELGVPEGRLLLSDQARTTAEEALALRAIGRARGWRSVLLVTSAMHMPRSLATFQRRSGLQVVPVACDYLLPARSATGSPTAASLLIELLPEAGALQLTTQALKEHLGLLVYRLRGWS, encoded by the coding sequence ATGGGATTCCTGCTCTCCAAGCTGCTGCCGCTGCTGCTCTACCCGCTGGGGCTGGCCATCGGCCTGCAGACGATCGCCCTGGCGGGGCGGCGCCGCCGCTGGAGCCCCTGGCTGAGTGGCGGCAGCCTGGCGTTGCTGTGGATCAGTGCCCTGCCGTTCACGGCCCGGCAGCTGGTCTGGGGCCTGGAGGAGCGCAGCGCCGCCCTCACCCCCAGCCCGCTTCCCACCGCCGACGCCGTGATCGTGCTGGGCGGCGGCCTGCAGCCCCAGCTGGCGCCCCGCACCAGCGTGGAGGTGAACGAGGCGGGCGACCGCCTGCTCACCGGCGTGCGGCTGCTGCAGGCCGGCAAGGCGCCGCTGCTGCTGCTGAGCGGCGGCAGGGTGACCTTCCGCAGCGCCAACCCGGCGCCGGCGGAGGCTGAAACGGCGCGGCGGCTGGCACTGGAGCTCGGCGTGCCGGAGGGGCGCCTGCTGCTCAGCGATCAGGCCCGCACCACCGCGGAAGAGGCCCTGGCGCTGCGTGCGATCGGCCGGGCCCGGGGCTGGCGTTCAGTGCTGCTGGTCACCAGCGCGATGCACATGCCCCGCTCGCTGGCCACGTTTCAGCGCCGCTCAGGGCTCCAGGTGGTGCCGGTGGCCTGCGACTACCTGCTGCCGGCCCGCAGCGCAACCGGAAGCCCGACCGCCGCCTCGCTGCTGATCGAGCTGCTGCCCGAAGCGGGCGCCCTGCAGCTCACCACCCAGGCGCTCAAGGAGCACCTGGGGCTGCTGGTGTACCGGCTGCGCGGCTGGAGTTGA
- the lysS gene encoding lysine--tRNA ligase encodes MPEHPVNRLEQARFEKGQALAALGQGPYALRFEPSHRTAALQQEHADLPNGEERAVAVAVAGRVMTRRVMGKLAFFTLVDESGPIQLFIEKAHLLAALPEQPEAFAQITSLVDAGDLIGVHGTLRRTDRGELSVKVTAWDMLCKSLQPLPDKWHGLADVEKRYRQRYLDLIVSPHTRETFRRRARLVSGIRRWLDARDFLEIETPVLNLEAGGADARPFCTHHNALDLPLFLRIATELHLKRLVVGGFERVYELGRIFRNEGISTRHNPEFTSVEVYQAYADYTDMMALTEQMIADVTEQVCGTTALTYQGVAIDLTPPWRRATMHELVEQATGLDFNGFASREQAAAAMVAAGLEVPAAADSVGRLLNEAFEQRVEASLIQPTFVLDYPVEISPLARTHRSKPGLVERFELFIVGRETANAFSELIDPVDQRRRLEAQQERRLAGDLEAQGVDEDFLQALEVGMPPTGGLGIGIDRLAMLLTDSPSIRDVIAFPLLRPEAGSTGA; translated from the coding sequence TTGCCGGAGCACCCCGTCAACCGCCTGGAGCAGGCGCGCTTCGAGAAGGGCCAGGCCCTGGCGGCCCTCGGTCAGGGCCCCTATGCCCTGCGCTTCGAGCCCAGCCACCGCACCGCTGCCCTGCAGCAGGAGCACGCCGACCTGCCCAACGGCGAGGAGCGTGCCGTGGCCGTGGCCGTGGCCGGCCGGGTGATGACCCGCCGGGTGATGGGCAAGCTCGCTTTCTTCACCCTGGTGGATGAAAGCGGCCCGATTCAGCTGTTCATCGAGAAGGCCCACCTGCTGGCGGCCTTGCCCGAGCAGCCCGAGGCCTTTGCCCAGATCACCTCGCTGGTGGATGCCGGCGATCTGATCGGTGTGCACGGCACACTGCGGCGCACCGACCGGGGTGAGCTGTCGGTGAAGGTGACGGCCTGGGACATGCTCTGCAAGTCGCTGCAGCCCCTGCCCGATAAATGGCATGGCCTGGCGGATGTGGAGAAGCGCTACCGCCAGCGCTATCTCGATCTGATCGTTTCGCCGCACACCCGCGAAACCTTCCGCCGCCGTGCCCGTCTGGTGAGCGGCATCCGCCGCTGGCTCGATGCCCGCGACTTCCTCGAGATCGAGACGCCGGTGCTGAATCTGGAGGCCGGTGGCGCCGACGCCCGCCCCTTCTGCACCCACCACAACGCCCTCGATCTGCCGCTGTTCCTGCGCATCGCCACCGAGCTGCATCTCAAGCGGCTGGTGGTGGGTGGCTTCGAGCGGGTCTACGAACTGGGCCGCATCTTCCGCAACGAAGGCATCAGCACACGCCACAACCCCGAATTCACTTCGGTGGAGGTGTATCAGGCCTATGCCGATTACACCGACATGATGGCGCTCACCGAGCAGATGATCGCGGACGTCACCGAGCAGGTGTGCGGCACCACCGCCCTCACGTATCAGGGCGTGGCGATCGATCTCACGCCCCCCTGGCGCCGGGCCACCATGCACGAGCTGGTGGAGCAGGCCACCGGGCTCGATTTCAACGGCTTCGCCAGCCGTGAGCAGGCCGCCGCCGCCATGGTCGCCGCTGGGCTGGAGGTGCCCGCCGCCGCTGACAGCGTGGGTCGTCTGCTCAACGAGGCCTTCGAACAGCGGGTGGAAGCCAGCCTGATCCAGCCCACCTTCGTGCTCGATTACCCGGTGGAGATCTCACCGCTGGCGCGCACGCACCGCAGCAAGCCCGGCTTGGTGGAGCGTTTCGAGCTGTTCATCGTGGGCCGTGAAACCGCCAACGCCTTCAGCGAGCTGATCGATCCCGTCGATCAGCGCCGGCGCCTGGAGGCCCAGCAGGAGCGTCGCCTCGCCGGCGACCTGGAGGCGCAGGGGGTGGATGAGGATTTCCTCCAAGCTCTTGAGGTGGGCATGCCTCCCACCGGCGGGCTGGGCATCGGCATCGACCGGTTGGCCATGCTGCTCACCGACAGCCCCAGCATCCGTGATGTGATCGCCTTCCCGCTCTTGCGTCCAGAGGCCGGTTCCACTGGAGCTTGA
- the rpaB gene encoding response regulator transcription factor RpaB — MPLDTQPRQAKAEAVVQDTRTAPKATLLVVDDEAAVRRVLVMRLQLAGYRVLCAEDGEEALTLFHQEQPDLVVLDVMLPKLDGFAVCRRLRAESCVPIIFLSALDAIAERVAGLDLGADDYLPKPFSPKELETRISTILRRVGRGSANSEPRDIPAGQGVMRIGDLVVDTNRRQVTRAGERIGLTYTEFSLLELLFREPGRVVPRAEILEQLWGYPPRRAADLRVVDVYVARLRGKLEPDPRNPELILTVRGTGYASQRMIDPLVAVTA; from the coding sequence ATGCCACTGGACACGCAGCCTCGGCAAGCCAAGGCGGAGGCGGTGGTTCAGGACACGCGGACAGCACCCAAGGCCACCCTGCTCGTCGTCGACGACGAGGCCGCCGTGCGCCGCGTGCTGGTGATGCGCCTGCAGCTCGCGGGCTACCGCGTCCTCTGCGCCGAGGATGGGGAGGAGGCCCTCACCCTGTTCCATCAGGAGCAGCCCGACCTCGTCGTGCTCGACGTGATGCTGCCGAAGCTGGACGGCTTTGCGGTATGCCGGCGCCTGCGGGCCGAATCCTGCGTGCCGATCATCTTCCTCTCGGCTCTTGATGCGATCGCCGAGCGGGTGGCCGGCCTTGATCTCGGCGCCGACGACTACCTGCCCAAGCCGTTCAGCCCCAAGGAACTCGAAACCCGCATCTCCACGATCCTGCGGCGGGTGGGGCGTGGATCCGCCAACAGCGAACCCCGCGACATCCCCGCCGGCCAGGGTGTGATGCGCATCGGAGACCTGGTGGTGGACACCAACCGCCGTCAGGTGACCCGCGCCGGTGAGCGCATCGGCCTCACCTACACCGAATTCAGCTTGCTGGAGCTGCTGTTCCGCGAGCCCGGCCGGGTGGTGCCGCGCGCCGAGATCCTTGAGCAGCTGTGGGGCTACCCGCCGCGCCGCGCCGCGGATCTGCGCGTTGTGGATGTGTATGTGGCCCGCCTGCGCGGCAAGCTCGAACCCGACCCCCGCAACCCCGAGCTGATCCTCACCGTGCGCGGCACCGGCTACGCCTCGCAACGGATGATCGACCCCCTGGTCGCCGTCACCGCTTAG